From a region of the Acinetobacter larvae genome:
- a CDS encoding histidine phosphatase family protein has product MSTVYLIRHGQASFGADNYDCLSDKGRLQAQLLGRHLADLLKHPPHVIAGSMQRHQDTAKLALTESFPDAVIHTDAQWNEFDHHQVFAKYDQRFESPALLKQAIVEADNPSAYFDELFSAAAGQWSNPTYAHLYQESWQQFQQRIAQALEQLIVYLTTQPTANVLLFSSGGVISTAVGQLLDLTMLKTFQLNWSIANCSISSIRIQDLKAQLLSLNEHQFIKVHAPHLLTWL; this is encoded by the coding sequence ATGAGTACAGTTTATCTGATTCGGCATGGTCAGGCATCATTTGGCGCCGACAATTATGATTGTTTGTCTGATAAAGGGCGTTTACAGGCACAATTGCTTGGGCGTCATTTGGCAGATCTGCTCAAACATCCGCCGCATGTTATCGCGGGGAGTATGCAGCGGCACCAAGATACGGCTAAGCTGGCTTTAACAGAAAGTTTTCCAGATGCTGTGATCCACACTGATGCACAGTGGAATGAATTTGATCATCATCAAGTCTTCGCCAAATATGATCAACGTTTTGAAAGTCCCGCCTTGCTCAAACAAGCCATTGTCGAGGCTGATAATCCAAGTGCATATTTTGATGAGCTTTTTAGTGCAGCAGCAGGACAATGGTCCAATCCCACATATGCGCATCTTTATCAAGAATCTTGGCAGCAATTTCAGCAACGCATTGCTCAAGCCTTAGAACAGCTCATTGTATATTTAACAACGCAGCCCACGGCGAATGTTTTGCTCTTTAGCTCTGGTGGGGTTATTTCTACTGCGGTCGGACAATTATTAGATTTAACCATGCTCAAGACATTTCAGTTAAATTGGTCGATTGCCAATTGCAGTATCAGCAGCATACGGATTCAAGACTTAAAAGCACAGCTGTTAAGTTTAAATGAACATCAATTTATCAAAGTACACGCGCCACATTTACTGACGTGGCTTTAA
- a CDS encoding phosphotransferase family protein — protein MSVIDVAGKVRQGEELDVAAVEQWLQQQNITVEGPVQLTQYSGGASNWTYRLHYKNADLILRRPPKGTKAKSAHDMAREYHVQHHLKPYYPVVPTMLALCQDQTVLGCDFYVMQRIEGIIPRAELPSEIALNTEQVEQLCRNFFDQLIALHQIDYQTTALADLGKGEGYCKRQVEGWNQRYEKAQTPNVPSFDYVRNWLQENIPADSATCIIHNDWRMDNVILDPADPTQIIGILDWEMATLGDPLMDLGAALAYWVEADDHFIFKSTRRQPSHLKGMFSRQQVVEYYLAKTGLKPENWNFYEVFGIFRLAVIAQQIYYRYYHKQTDNPAFKDFWVIIHALHIRALKLIAQQKIEANHLVQKYLPKLQELLGR, from the coding sequence ATGTCAGTTATCGATGTTGCCGGTAAAGTCCGTCAGGGTGAAGAGTTAGATGTTGCTGCAGTTGAACAATGGCTGCAACAACAAAATATCACAGTAGAAGGTCCTGTACAGCTCACACAATATTCTGGAGGGGCATCTAACTGGACCTATCGCTTGCATTATAAAAATGCAGATTTAATTTTGCGTCGCCCACCCAAAGGCACGAAAGCCAAGTCTGCCCATGATATGGCGCGTGAATATCATGTGCAGCATCATTTAAAGCCGTATTATCCTGTGGTACCGACCATGTTGGCACTGTGCCAAGATCAAACTGTATTGGGCTGTGATTTTTATGTGATGCAACGCATAGAGGGCATTATTCCGCGTGCCGAATTACCCAGTGAGATTGCTTTAAATACGGAGCAAGTCGAACAACTGTGCCGTAACTTCTTTGATCAATTGATTGCATTACATCAAATTGATTATCAAACAACGGCGCTGGCAGATTTAGGCAAAGGCGAAGGATATTGTAAACGTCAGGTGGAAGGCTGGAATCAGCGCTATGAAAAAGCCCAAACACCGAATGTACCGTCATTTGACTATGTTAGAAACTGGCTACAAGAAAATATTCCGGCAGATTCTGCGACCTGTATTATCCATAATGACTGGCGTATGGATAATGTGATTTTAGATCCGGCAGATCCAACCCAAATCATTGGTATTTTAGATTGGGAAATGGCGACCTTAGGTGATCCGCTGATGGATCTTGGTGCGGCATTGGCCTATTGGGTGGAAGCAGATGATCATTTTATTTTTAAATCTACACGTCGTCAGCCTTCACATTTAAAAGGCATGTTCAGTCGTCAGCAGGTTGTAGAATATTATTTAGCCAAAACTGGGCTCAAACCCGAAAACTGGAATTTCTATGAAGTATTTGGAATTTTCCGTTTAGCGGTGATTGCACAGCAAATTTATTATCGTTATTACCATAAACAAACCGATAACCCCGCATTTAAAGATTTTTGGGTGATTATTCATGCCTTGCATATTCGTGCATTAAAATTGATCGCGCAGCAAAAAATTGAGGCTAATCATTTGGTGCAAAAGTATTTACCGAAACTACAGGAATTGCTTGGTCGATGA
- a CDS encoding acyl-CoA dehydrogenase family protein — protein MFELSPRAQDFLERTRKFIDEEIAPVEPQFWDDVHRLNPDGDWRSWQWPEQLEQLKQKARQAGLWNMFLPDPELGAGLSVQEYAHIAECSGRSLLAPTVLNCNAPDSGNMEVLWRYGSEQQQQQWLSPLLAGEIRSVFCMTEPQVASSDATNMQATAIVEGDEIVLNGRKWWASGLGDPNAKVMIFMAHTPDPSKDRHHQHSMVLVPANTPGVQIERMLPVFGDYDAPHGHGEVSFNNVRVPLDHFIGGPGQGFEIAQGRLGPGRIHHCMRCIGAAEKALELMIDRGMERTAFGGTPLLKLGGNLERVAEARVAIDQARLLTLYAAYKMDTLGNMAALTEISAIKVVAPRVLQQVVDMAIQIHGGAGLSRDTALTGFFAQARALRLADGPDEVHKAMIAKLELKKRGYGRRPK, from the coding sequence ATGTTTGAACTCAGCCCACGTGCACAAGATTTTTTAGAAAGAACACGCAAGTTTATTGATGAAGAAATCGCCCCCGTTGAACCACAATTTTGGGATGATGTACATCGTTTAAATCCAGATGGTGATTGGCGTAGCTGGCAATGGCCTGAACAATTAGAGCAACTCAAACAGAAGGCACGCCAAGCAGGACTTTGGAACATGTTCTTACCCGATCCTGAATTGGGTGCAGGGTTGTCTGTACAAGAATATGCGCATATTGCAGAATGCTCTGGTCGTAGTTTATTGGCACCGACCGTTTTGAATTGTAATGCGCCAGACAGCGGTAATATGGAAGTATTGTGGCGTTATGGTTCAGAACAACAACAGCAACAATGGCTAAGCCCTTTATTGGCAGGTGAGATTCGTTCAGTATTTTGTATGACTGAGCCACAAGTTGCATCAAGCGATGCCACCAATATGCAAGCGACGGCGATTGTAGAAGGCGATGAAATCGTCCTTAATGGTCGTAAATGGTGGGCATCTGGTTTGGGTGATCCCAATGCCAAAGTCATGATTTTTATGGCACATACACCAGATCCAAGTAAAGATCGTCATCATCAACATTCGATGGTATTGGTTCCTGCCAATACACCGGGTGTACAGATTGAGCGGATGTTGCCAGTATTTGGGGATTATGATGCACCGCATGGACATGGCGAGGTGAGTTTCAACAATGTTCGCGTGCCACTTGATCATTTTATTGGTGGACCTGGGCAAGGTTTTGAAATTGCACAAGGGCGCTTAGGACCTGGACGTATTCACCATTGTATGCGCTGTATCGGTGCTGCAGAAAAAGCTTTAGAACTGATGATAGACCGGGGCATGGAGCGTACAGCATTTGGTGGTACACCCTTATTAAAGCTGGGTGGTAACTTAGAGCGTGTGGCTGAAGCCCGTGTTGCCATAGACCAAGCACGTTTATTAACCTTGTATGCTGCCTATAAAATGGATACTTTAGGAAATATGGCGGCTTTAACTGAAATCTCAGCGATTAAAGTTGTGGCACCGCGAGTATTACAGCAAGTTGTTGACATGGCGATACAAATTCACGGCGGTGCAGGTTTATCACGCGATACCGCACTGACAGGTTTCTTTGCACAAGCGCGTGCGCTACGTTTGGCCGATGGACCAGATGAAGTACATAAAGCCATGATTGCTAAACTCGAGCTGAAAAAGCGTGGCTATGGTCGTCGCCCTAAATAA
- a CDS encoding LysR family transcriptional regulator: MHNIHNQHALDLSLFHGIDINLYPLFIAIYEQKSISKAALSLYISQSAASHALQRLRNHFKDDLFVRVGAQMCATAFATQIYPVIRQALLDIQHVALQQQKFDPSMINTFKIALHDEIEPLILPKLVAHFEQLQLQVELSSIKLDRKNVVTDLVTQQIDFFIDLEQDFGHKVHFDALLADHFVVCSQQDNMSLQQYLAAQHIGVSSRRSGMLIEDIYLNRLQHSRQLRLRCQHYATAIEILRQQADLMLTLPYSILQQFSLDSRLHVFDLPFEIPKMQLGLFSAKELQQNSRIQYLREQIFSIFA, from the coding sequence ATGCACAATATTCATAATCAACACGCCTTGGATTTATCCTTATTCCACGGCATTGATATCAATTTATACCCGCTTTTTATTGCTATTTATGAACAGAAAAGTATTTCTAAAGCTGCACTGAGCTTATATATCAGCCAGTCTGCTGCGAGTCATGCATTACAGCGCTTACGTAATCATTTTAAAGATGATTTATTTGTACGCGTCGGCGCGCAAATGTGTGCCACCGCTTTCGCCACACAGATTTATCCTGTGATTCGACAGGCATTATTGGACATTCAACACGTTGCCCTACAACAACAGAAATTTGATCCAAGCATGATCAATACCTTTAAGATCGCATTGCATGATGAAATAGAACCGTTAATTTTACCCAAATTGGTTGCGCATTTTGAGCAATTACAGCTTCAAGTAGAACTAAGTAGTATTAAACTCGATCGAAAAAATGTGGTAACCGATCTGGTAACACAGCAAATTGATTTTTTTATCGATCTAGAACAAGATTTTGGCCATAAAGTTCATTTTGATGCTTTATTGGCAGATCATTTTGTGGTGTGTAGTCAACAAGACAATATGAGCTTGCAACAATATTTAGCGGCACAACATATCGGTGTATCATCGCGGCGTAGTGGTATGTTAATTGAAGATATTTACCTCAATCGTTTACAACATTCTCGTCAATTAAGATTACGTTGTCAGCATTATGCCACAGCAATTGAGATATTAAGGCAACAAGCCGATTTAATGCTGACCTTACCCTATAGTATCTTGCAGCAATTTAGTTTAGATTCTCGATTACACGTATTTGATTTACCCTTTGAAATACCGAAAATGCAGCTCGGTTTATTTAGTGCCAAGGAGTTGCAACAAAATTCTAGGATTCAGTATTTACGCGAGCAAATATTTTCTATATTTGCTTAG
- a CDS encoding Lrp/AsnC family transcriptional regulator, whose product MFELDTFDLKILQLVQDNARISQQELGQRIHLSTAAVSRRLKRLDDAGVIRAYQAEIDPSALGIHLSVIALLEVNDESQLALSALRQSFLECPAIQHSYYVTGEWDFILIFKLRDMQQYTQLSEQLFIQHDNVKKFKSLVVMQQDKASLALPFF is encoded by the coding sequence ATGTTTGAGTTAGACACCTTTGATTTAAAGATTTTACAACTGGTGCAAGATAATGCGCGGATCTCTCAGCAAGAGCTGGGGCAACGAATACATTTATCAACTGCAGCAGTAAGTCGTCGCCTCAAACGCTTGGATGATGCAGGCGTTATACGCGCTTATCAAGCTGAAATCGACCCAAGCGCATTGGGTATTCATTTGAGTGTGATTGCGCTATTAGAGGTCAATGATGAAAGTCAGCTTGCTTTATCTGCCCTACGCCAGTCTTTTCTTGAGTGCCCTGCGATTCAACACAGTTATTATGTCACCGGTGAATGGGACTTTATTTTGATTTTTAAACTCCGTGATATGCAGCAATATACACAACTCAGCGAACAGTTATTTATACAACATGATAATGTAAAAAAATTTAAAAGTTTGGTTGTAATGCAGCAAGATAAAGCCTCACTGGCATTGCCTTTCTTTTAA